The following are from one region of the Fusarium keratoplasticum isolate Fu6.1 chromosome 4, whole genome shotgun sequence genome:
- a CDS encoding GH43-C2 domain-containing protein yields MATDASAVTFTNPVIRGFNPDPTICVVPASGSDPTTFFLSTSTFEFFPGCAIYTSTNLIDWKLIGHALTRRSQIEMRTVEPGAGSWASTLRYRPDEKRWYLANGVFQRYRPTSDERIFPRGFYVWTDNIWDENAWSDPVYFDNPGFDQDLFWDDNGRVFLSTTMRLAWRSPDSKQKDFAIHISEIDITTGRTLTAPKPIRESTFGIAEGSHIIKRGDYYYLFTAEGGTEVGHQEWVFRSQDGPYGPWEGQGKALWYNKPDEEVQRTGHADVFEDGDGYWWAVFLGVRPVKEKGSYLEPQLGRETFLVKVEWEDDWPVFNDGNNITLETKGRGLLSSATGPTNQKWEADLSRDILELGWYQKNTPLKQCYSLTEKPGCLRLYGNCFDLSSPEGPAMLLRKQTSYNQTFSATMEFNPTVRGYEAGIVLWWSQYSYATVGIVAHQDENGNIVPRLTFREPSGEAGNVKVGVNFSPVTSPWLTLNQVSTSSHDLGSTQIQFMIEARPIDYSLSAIETESGRKEVIGAILAPVETLTVAPPVGGCFTGVMFGVYSFGKGQPVLEPADFTNISITEVDA; encoded by the exons ATGGCTACTGACGCATCCGCCGTAACCTTTACGAACCCTGTCATTAGGGGATTCAACCCCGATCCCACCATCTGCGTCGTGCCCGCTTCTGGCTCGGATCCCACGACCTTCTTCCTTAGCACGTCGACATTCGAGTTCTTTCCTGGATGCGCTATTTACACATCTACCAACTTGATCGACTGGAAACTAATCGGTCATGCTCTTACGCGACGCAGTCAGATCGAGATGCGCACTGTGGAACCTGGTGCGGGGAGTTGGGCGAGCACCCTGAGGTATCGACCTGATGAAAAGAGATGGTATCTTGCGAATGGCGTATTTCAACGATATAGACCTACTTCCGAT GAACGCATCTTTCCCCGTGGCTTCTATGTCTGGACCGACAACATCTGGGACGAAAATGCCTGGTCTGACCCAGTCTACTTTGACAATCCGGGATTCGACCAAGAT CTGTTCTGGGACGATAATGGCAGAGTCTTTCTGTCTACAACCATGCGACTGGCGTGGCGATCACCCGACTCTAAGCAAAAGGACTTTGCCATTCACATTTCGGAAATAGACATTACAACTGGGAGGACTCTTACAGCGCCTAAACCTATCCGAGAGTCCACATTCGGCATCGCAGAGGGTTCCCACATTATCAAGCGTGGTGATTACTACTATCTCTTTACTGCCGAGGGTGGTACAGAGGTTGGTCATCAGGAGTGGGTTTTCCGCAGTCAAGATGGTCCTTATGGCCCTTGGGAGGGTCAGGGAAAGGCACTGTGGTATAATAAGCCAGATGAGGAAGTGCAGAGAACTGGCCATGCTGATGTCtttgaagatggtgatgggtaTTGGTGGGCTGTGTTTTTGGGCGTGAGACcagtcaaggagaaggggagcTATCTTGAACCACAGCTGG GACGCGAGACATTCCTTGTGAAGGTTGAGTGGGAGGATGATTGGCCCGTCTTTAATGACGGAAACAATATCACCCTCGAGACTAAGGGAAGGGGCTTGCTAAGCTCAGCTACGGGTCCCACAAATCAAAAATGGGAGGCAGATCTTTCCCGCGATATTCTCGAGCTGGGATGGTACCAGAAGA ATACACCACTCAAGCAGTGTTACAGCTTGACAGAGAAACCTGGCTGCCTTAGGCTCTACGGAAACTGCTTCGACCTATCTAGTCCCGAGGGTCCTGCCATGCTTCTCAGGAAGCAAACCTCCTACAACCAGACTTTCAGTGCAACGATGGAGTTTAACCCTACTGTTCGGGGCTACGAGGCCGGGATAGTGCTTTGGTGGAGCCAGTACTCATATGCCACAGTAGGAATCGTGGCACATCAAGATGAGAATGGCAATATTGTACCAAGGCTCACATTTAGAGAGCCAAGCGGTGAGGCTGGTAATGTGAAGGTCGGCGTCAATTTTTCTCCTGTCACTTCTCCATGGCTGACTCTCAACCAGGTTTCCACCTCGAGCCATGATCTTGGCTCGACCCAAATCCAGTTCATGATCGAGGCTCGTCCCATAGACTACTCTCTTTCTGCCATAGAGACAGAGTCTGGTAGAAAGGAGGTAATAGGTGCGATACTCGCCCCGGTCGAGACGCTAACTGTCGCGCCGCCCGTCGGGGGTTGCTTCACAGGGGTCATGTTTGGCGTCTACTCGTTTGGGAAGGGGCAGCCGGTGCTTGAACCAGCTGATTTTACGAATATCAGCATCACTGAGGTTGATGCATGA
- a CDS encoding WSC domain-containing protein, with protein sequence MASCYWDSDGWVVLGNTVVNRSKRLGIDATSIYRWCMSSLGTISHHQTTHNNYNNNLQLIENKATFYPRNINPTHFSILNNMAPTTFITSLLALTTTTILASPVPHPTSNFEYVGCVTGSPSNFPKQMPFDSTFTAEACLEACIGQAHLVAIGGGCYCDDPEDATPVSFELVDEARCSTVCVPGDDASGKCGGDGVFSLWQLPGTEKADCKKAEVKVVVECPPEVVDCPGRAAAAPAAAPEETIPPVIPTAACPPEGCGEPIPPTPVAQAQQAAANPCPPGGCGEPVLPPTPAAQKQAAANACPPEGCPPATPVPAPIPAPVPAPAATPAPANNSTPNGCPPEGCVPPPASQNPAAVLPGCEGDNCEDSNASPAENQDEASGSSAGSAGEDTGAAGEHSDASGGQNDATGEQSGPSGEDSGASGEAPALVSESPRLYSSGVLSSIVAIIFGLYLM encoded by the coding sequence ATGGCATCTTGCTATTGGGATTCTGATGGTTGGGTTGTTCTTGGAAATACCGTCGTGAATAGGAGCAAGAGGTTGGGAATAGATGCAACAAGTATATATCGCTGGTGTATGTCGAGCTTAGGAACGatctctcatcatcaaacaACTCATAACAACTACAACAACAACTTGCAACTCATCGAGAACAAAGCAACCTTCTATCCTAGAAACATCAATCCAACACACTTCTCGATCTTGAACAACATGGCACCAACAACCTTCATCACAAGCCTCCTGGCCCTCACAACAACCACTATCCTCGCCTCTCCAGTCCCCCACCCAACATCCAACTTTGAATACGTCGGCTGCGTCACAGGATCCCCATCCAACTTCCCCAAGCAAATGCCCTTCGACTCTACTTTTACAGCCGAAGCCTGTCTCGAAGCTTGCATCGGACAAGCGCACCTCGTCGCCattggaggaggctgctACTGCGATGATCCTGAGGATGCGACGCCTGTGAGCTTTGAGCTTGTGGATGAAGCGAGATGCTCGACTGTTTGTGTTCCTGGGGATGATGCTAGTGGAAAGTGTGGAGGTGATGGTGTTTTCAGCTTGTGGCAGCTTCCGGGAACTGAAAAGGCGGATTGCAAGAAGgctgaggtcaaggtcgTTGTTGAATGTCCCCCTGAGGTCGTTGACTGTCCTGgacgagctgctgctgctcctgctgcaGCACCTGAGGAGACTATCCCGCCTGTTATTCCCACTGCTGCTTGCCCCCCTGAGGGATGCGGTGAACCTATCCCTCCCACCCCCGTGGCTCAGGCACAGCAGGCTGCTGCCAACCCTTGTCCTCCCGGAGGATGCGGTGAGCCTGTACTACCACCTACTCCTGCTGCCCAGAAGCAAGCCGCTGCCAATGCCTGTCCTCCTGAGGGATGCCCTCCTGCGACTCCCGTCCCAGCTCCCATCCCTGCGCCTGTTCCCGCCCCGGCTGCGACGCCTGCTCCCGCAAACAACTCGACTCCCAATGGTTGCCCCCCTGAAGGATGCGTGCCGCCTCCCGCTTCGCAAAACCCTGCTGCTGTCTTGCCTGGATGCGAGGGCGACAACTGCGAAGATAGCAATGCCAGTCCTGCGGAGAACCAGGATgaagcttctggaagctctGCTGGAAGCGCTGGCGAGGACACTGGAGCGGCTGGTGAGCATAGCGACGCCTCCGGTGGGCAAAATGATGCAACTGGCGAACAAAGCGGTCCCTCTGGTGAAGACAGCGGTGCATCTGGAGAGGCCCCTGCTCTTGTGAGCGAGAGTCCTAGACTATACAGCTCTGGTGTCCTCTCAtccatcgtcgccatcatctttggcctGTACCTGATGTGA
- a CDS encoding PepX-C domain-containing protein yields MDSSVNSSAGYTRSETDVEGYTRIKNLFIPMRDGVELCADLFLPFSTSKYGQKTPVLCSLGPYGKDTHASVFGLPQTPIYAEMYKHIKPLGPDACFELCDPLIWTKDFGYALLRVDARGIGGSQGKLDPFGLERSLVIQDDAEGQDLYDVVEWAGTQSWSTGKVAFSGISYYGMVGYWAAMQKPPHLTCVVSYEAQCNMYQSSRRAGIYSHNFQSHWYNNIVVPQQAGRDGGILSEEALVKNRVDFPGVCLNTEYPTEGVWDVLGRVRKLSGIEVPIYLAGNWTDPELHLPGNIRAYNGASSKFKWLEMHTGNHLAAFYDPEHIRRQRQFLDYFLFAKADNGMMDVPKIRLIQHHGTSTFYRESEQRFPPPDSEDVTFYLNPNKTLSLVEPKELKMAFDYQGLRDNIEFTLDYPFADSFEILGSPYLELEVVTEAQDLDLFIYLRALTADRQPIILVGNHGEPMDSFARGYFRLSHRKEIETDFTRDKVISQPPVPKSDVVPGKKYTITVPLFPAAFLFDQGQSLQLEIGSVNSKSVIPAMRHEGGDRTEERFGGRNVIFSHGKLVLPRVHRA; encoded by the exons ATGGACTCCTCTGTCAATTCGAGCGCTGGGTATACTCGGAGCGAGACTGACGTCGAGGGATACACCCGCATCAAAAACCTCTTTATTCCTATGCGCGATGGCGTCGAACTATGTGCAGACTTattcttgcccttctcaacgagCAAGTATGGACAAAAGACCCCGGTACTCTGCAGTCTTGGACCGTATGGAAAAGATACGCATGCGTCTGTCTTTGGGCTGCCTCAGACCCCTATTTATGCCGAGATGTACAAGCACATCAAGCCCCTGGGTCCTGATGCGTGTTTCGAGCTATGCGATCCCCTGATCTGG ACGAAAGACTTTGGCTATGCTTTGTTGCGTGTCGATGCGCGAGGGATTGGCGGAAGCCAAGGAAAGCTTGACCCATTCGGGCTGGAACGCTCACTTGTTATACAAGACGATGCCGAAGGGCAAG ATCTCTACGACGTTGTCGAGTGGGCAGGCACGCAAAGCTGGTCCACCGGCAAAGTGGCATTCTCAGGGATTAGCTACTACGGTATGGTCGGGTATTGGGCTGCGATGCAGAAGCCGCCTCATCTGACGTGCGTCGTGTCCTATGAAGCTCAGTGCAACATGTATCAATCTTCTCGACGAGCTGGGATATACAGTCACAACTTCCAGTCTCACTGGTATAACAACATTGTCGTACCTCAACAAGCCGGCCGAGATGGTGGGATTCTTTCGGAAGAAGCGTTGGTGAAAAACAGAGTGGACTTTCCTGGGGTATGCTTGAACACAGAGTATCCTACAGAGGGCGTCTGGGATGTTCTAGGTAGAGTGCGGAAACTGTCTGGCATTGAAGTTCCGATATATCTCGCCGGAAACTGGACGGACCCTGAGCTCCACCTCCCGGGAAATATTCGAGCCTATAACGGGGCATCATCCAAGTTTAAATGGCTGGAAATGCACACGGGAAATCACCTCGCAGCTTTTTACGATCCCGAACACATTAGACGGCAGAGGCAGTTCCTGGATTATTTTCTCTTCGCCAAGGCGGACAATGGGATGATGGATGTCCCTAAGATCCGACTGATTCAGCATCACGGCACTTCAACCTTTTACCGAGAGAGCGAACAAAGATTTCCACCCCCGGACTCCGAAGATGTGACATTCTATCTCAACCCCAACAAGACATTGAGCTTGGTGGAGCCCAAGGAACTGAAAATGGCTTTTGACTATCAAGGCTTGAGAGACAACATCGAGTTTACCTTGGATTATCCATTTGCGGACTCATTTGAAATCTTGGGGTCGCCTTATTTGGAACTAGAGGTGGTCACCGAGGCTCAAGATCTGGACCTTTTTATCTACCTGCGAGCACTCACAGCGGATAGACAGCCTATTATCCTCGTCGGAAACCACGGTGAGCCAATGGACAGCTTTGCTAGAGGCTACTTCCGCCTCTCGCACCGTAAAGAAATCGAGACAGACTTTACGAGGGACAAAGTCATCAGTCAGCCCCCTGTTCCCAAGTCAGACGTGGTCCCTGGGAAGAAGTATACCATAACAGTGCCGTTGTTTCCAGCAGCATTTTTGTTCGACCAAGGACAAAGCTTGCAGCTTGAGATTGGCTCTGTGAACAGCAAGTCGGTTATACCGGCCATGAGACACGAAGGTGGTGATAGGACTGAGGAAAGGTTTGGTGGTAGGAATGTTATTTTCTCACATGGGAAGCTTGTTCTTCCTCGAGTGCACCGGGCTTGA
- a CDS encoding PKS-ER domain-containing protein — protein sequence MANNTKALFVNQNVQFEVIQKQEPPKPAEGELLIKVLFSGANPADIKHSTELGIINTTLGYDFCGEVIEITNPDSPYKAGDIVAGYTPSGLGRSPNYGSHQAYLTCPETMLFKVPDNLPQSDAACLTVVTMTAADALYNHLEFPLPGETEKFEKNGPFLLWGATGAVGYCALQFAVASGISPIIVAAKPEQFEHLESLGATKCFDYRAEDVYESISTALKELGYDDFTYAFDAAGAPNSGDQVLRCISEKTVAASTLFRESKQFKFPIATPNLDFTIQPPGVPHPFTVPARPADYEKAWEALAWAVENYGKVFRSVPVRVLDGTAEDALEEIQRVVKVGGGFSKIALQQPMK from the coding sequence atggccaacaatACCAAAGCACTCTTTGTGAATCAAAATGTCCAATTCGAGGTCATTCAGAAGCAAGAACCCCCAAAACCTGCAGAAGGCGAATTGTTGATCAAAGTTTTATTCTCTGGAGCCAACCCGGCCGATATCAAGCATTCAACTGAActtggcatcatcaacaccacccttGGCTACGACTTTTGCGGCGAGGTTATTGAGATCACCAACCCAGATTCACCTTATAAAGCAGGGGATATAGTGGCCGGTTACACGCCGTCTGGCCTGGGTCGATCTCCCAACTATGGCTCTCACCAAGCTTACCTGACTTGCCCCGAGACTATGCTCTTCAAGGTCCCTGACAACTTGCCCCAGTCTGATGCGGCGTGTCTTACTGTCGTCACCATGACGGCCGCTGATGCACTTTACAATCACCTTGAGTTTCCCCTCCCCGGAGAAACTGAGAAATTTGAGAAGAATGGCCCTTTCTTGCTCTGGGGTGCTACGGGAGCTGTCGGGTACTGTGCCCTTCAGTTTGCTGTTGCAAGCGGCATCTCTCCTATCATCGTCGCGGCGAAACCTGAACAGTTCGAGCACCTTGAATCTCTTGGAGCCACGAAATGTTTTGATTACAGGGCAGAGGATGTATACGAATCTATCAGCACGGCGTTGAAAGAACTGGGTTACGACGACTTTACATATGCATTTGACGCTGCGGGAGCTCCCAACTCGGGAGACCAAGTCCTTCGATGCATTTCAGAGAAAACTGTAGCCGCCTCGACTCTGTTTAGGGAGAGCAAGCAGTTCAAATTCCCAATCGCTACGCCAAACCTCGACTTTACCATTCAACCTCCAGGAGTACCACATCCGTTCACCGTGCCTGCGAGACCCGCCGACTATGAAAAGGCTTGGGAGGCTTTGGCATGGGCTGTTGAGAATTATGGAAAGGTTTTTAGGTCTGTGCCGGTTCGTGTGTTGGATGGAACGGCTGAGGATGCGCTAGAGGAGATTCAACGTGTCGTCAAGGTTGGAGGGGGTTTCTCCAAGATTGCTCTTCAGCAGCCTATGAAGTGA
- a CDS encoding NmrA domain-containing protein — MSNNICNISLEYDATKQQNITWVDSPNVRGTLDILQSCVLTLVACIYTALHLDVPLKTAWHEVFLYKLKWVLITLFAPEISVYMAADQLQQAWSLKKRLLSLVPEVQAVVPGTGETEVELPLVGSKTNVMSAIPEISLKYAFFIIMGGVRVNVDDIISLPDLDFKAQRHFTTRPYTIRVGPKTIIQLAEKGYWINIPKQKIDDKSKADVLQKCLVMIQVSWMVMQCIVRKVYNLPLALLEVHTMVHVVCAMFLYLCWLRKPLNVLEPELLDPGKFKGTIALLAQQQFYPNMATRLALVPPQEYPDQPPPRRRGGLISHDWITPNMGQRITHEEYPWVSEKMWAYLPPDAWARLRSDRSERLPLGAWRWLPPRPGRWISDKETQMRPGDVLPCGLMYHSEFQDLPLPLTEEFLNRWDAILKAFPFQDREELSSTSKFLRVNRLGWDFELVDPEEDAPVQGQDLFLARLKEFAPVPVGIFRTMPFSAGKRNLDINLKVFTENTGSSFGLLKFFRAFPWLAVLALLLSGIYGGVHLSAWRSTFPSIHEQILWKVSCIYIAAVLPVYFIIGPAMSDVAFWSGPETFTAVGMSTVISLVLLTEIKKVAIFGASGNFGTPITAALTKAGFDVTVISRTESTATFPDGLPVIKTTYTLENLTKALAGQDAAVCVVGPAGVSLQSTMIDAAEAAGVKRFIIDDFGWGPDFTSFPEFEPIRAQRLVGVNHAEARGEANPAFSWTGIATGNPVDWALKRFPLMGFDIPNKAALIYDSGTEKFTGTTLEGIGQSVAGVLQNPEATANCTVKVMSIKASQNELLQAFESVSGSKWDIQRSTTKELIDDAREKHAKGDRGWILALAVAQLFNEGKAMCLVAPSWEESDSKLLGVAEVSPRELAATVLGVSVD, encoded by the exons ATGAGTAACAACATTTGCAACATATCGCTCGAATACGATGCGACCAAACAACAGAATATAACATGGGTCGACAGCCCCAACGTCCGGGGcaccctcgacatcctccagaGCTGCGTCTTGACCCTCGTCGCATGCATCTACACGGCTCTGCATCTCGATGTGCCTCTCAAGACGGCATGGCACGAGGTCTTCCTCTACAAGCTCAAATGGGTTCTCATCACTCTCTTTGCGCCTGAGATTTCGGTTTACATGGCTGCGGATCAGCTCCAGCAAGCTTGGAGCCTCAAAAAGAGGCTTCTGTCTCTGGTCCCCGAGGTACAGGCCGTGGTTCCTGGCACGGGGGAGACTGAGGTTGAGCTTCCGCTGGTGGGGAGTAAGACCAACGTCATGAGCGCAATT CCAGAGATTAGTCTTAAATacgccttcttcatcataATGGGAGGCGTCCGCGTCAACGTCGACGACATAATCTCGCTCCCCGACCTCGACTTTAAAGCACAACGCCACTTTACCACCCGTCCTTACACGATCCGAGTCGGTCCCAAGACGATAATCCAGCTTGCTGAAAAAGGATACTGGATAAACATACCAAAGCAAAAGATTGACGATAAAAGCAAGGCTGACGTCCTTCAGAAGTGTCTGGTCATGATCCAAGTTTCTTGGATGGTGATGCAGTGCATCGTTCGCAAGGTTTATAACTTGCCTCTTGCCTTATTAGAGGTTCATACTATGGTGCACGTTGTTTGTGCCATGTTCCTCTATCTCTGCTGGTTGAGG AAACCATTAAATGTCCTAGAGCCCGAACTGCTAGACCCTGGCAAGTTCAAGGGCACCATAGCCCTTCTCGCTCAGCAACAGTTCTACCCCAACATGGCTACTAGGCTAGCCCTCGTTCCTCCTCAGGAATACCCTGACCAGCCACCCCCGCGAAGACGAGGCGGTCTTATCTCTCATGACTGGATCACACCGAATATGGGGCAGCGCATAACCCATGAAGAATACCCTTGGGTCTCAGAAAAGATGTGGGCTTATCTACCCCCGGATGCATGGGCGAGACTCAGATCGGACCGCTCGGAGCGACTACCTTTAGGTGCCTGGCGATGGCTCCCCCCAAGACCGGGACGTTGGATCTCAGACAAAGAGACCCAGATGCGTCCGGGTGATGTTCTCCCGTGCGGCCTCATGTATCACTCCGAGTTTCAAGATCTCCCCCTCCCGCTAACAGAGGAATTCCTCAACCGATGGGACGCGATCTTGAAAGCATTCCCATTCCAAGACCGCGAAGAATTATCAAGTACATCCAAGTTCCTCAGAGTAAACAGACTTGGATGGGACTTTGAACTCGTCGACCCCGAAGAAGACGCCCcagtccaaggccaagacctcttcctcgcccgtCTAAAAGAATTCGCACCCGTTCCCGTTGGCATCTTCAGAACCATGCCCTTCAGCGCCGGCAAACGGAatctcgacatcaacctCAAGGTCTTTACAGAGAACACGGGCTCATCCTTCGGTCTCCTGAAGTTTTTCAGAGCCTTCCCCTGGCTGGCggtcctcgccctcctcctctctggCATCTACGGCGGCGTCCACCTGTCAGCCTGGAGATCGACGTTCCCCAGTATCCATGAACAAATCCTCTGGAAGGTCAGCTGTATATACATCGCAGCCGTTCTCCCCGTATACTTTATCATTGGCCCTGCAATGTCGGACGTTGCATTCTGGTCTGGGCCTGAAACTTTCACTGCTGTCGGGATGTCCACGGTGATATCACTTGTTCTACTGAC CGAGATAAAGAAAGTCGCCATCTTTGGT GCATCGGGCAACTTTGGCACCCCCATCACAGCCGCCCTTACAAAGGCTGGTTTCGACGTGACTGTCATCTCTAGGACCGAATCAACGGCAACCTTTCCCGATGGACTTCCCGTCATCAAAACTACATATACCCTTGAGAACCTCACCAAAGCCTTGGCCGGTCAAGATGCGGCAGTCTGCGTCGTGGGCCCCGCCGGCGTCAGTTTGCAATCCACCATGATCGACGCTGCAGAAGCCGCAGGGGTAAAGCGCTTCATTATTGATGACTTTGGCTGGGGACCAGACTTTACGAGCTTCCCCGAGTTTGAACCTATCCGCGCTCAGCGACTAGTGGGAGTGAATCACGCCGAGGCCCGGGGTGAAGCAAATCCGGCCTTTAGCTGGACTGGCATCGCGACAGGCAATCCCGTTGACTGGGCTCTCAAGCGCTTTCCTCTCATGGGTTTCGATATTCCCAACAAGGCCGCTCTCATCTACGACTCTGGAACGGAAAAGTTTACGGGAACCACATTGGAAGGCATCGGTCAATCAGTCGCCGGCGTCCTCCAAAACCCGGAAGCCACAGCAAACTGCACCGTCAAAGTCATGTCCATAAAAGCAAGCCAAAACGAACTCCTACAAGCCTTTGAAAGTGTTTCAGGGAGCAAGTGGGACATTCAGAGATCGACAACAAAGGAATTGATAGACGATGCGCGGGAGAAGCATGCAAAGGGTGACAGGGGTTGGATTCTGGCGTTGGCGGTAGCTCAGCTGTTTAATGAGGGAAAGGCCATGTGCCTTGTTGCGCCTTCGTGGGAGGAGTCGGATTCAAAGTTGTTGGGGGTGGCAGAGGTGTCTCCTCGGGAGCTTGCTGCTACTGTTCTAGGTGTCTCTGTAGACTAA
- a CDS encoding Meth-synt-2 domain-containing protein: MAAPKPFRAEHMGSLLRPQRLLDVREQIREKGVSPEDAGLAEVETAAVKDVVKLQQDLGFKAVTSGEFTRTRFWGLMWDEFVGTKQLQDAEASLFRLYHPDVVSLIEKDRQVMPGESVIAGSKLSHDPEKSVSNVHELRLIQQFVPKEDWPAIKLTLITPAWFHMRYKQGKAYTPEVYANDEEYFKDVAKVYQAELDLLYKAGLRNVQFDDPGMAYFCSQKFRDGWAADSDNIGTVDDLLDAYIKLYNDCLSKLPSDMHTGIHLCRGNFIGGRHFAEGKYDIIAEKLFRDLNVNTFYLEYDTERAGGFEPLQHLPTNKHVVVGVISTKLPQLEDKEEMKKRVLSAADWVAKGTGETQKEALKRIAVSPQCGFSTHESGYPLNEEEERKKLALVREIADEIWGEP; encoded by the exons ATGGCCGCTCCCAAACCTTTCCGCGCTGAGCACATGGGCTCCCTCCTACGTCCTCAGCGTCTTCTAGACGTTAGAGAGCAGATCCGCGAGAAGGGCGTCTCCCCGGAGGACGCCGGTCTCGCCGAGGTCGAGACAGCCGCTGTCAAGGACGTGGTCAAGCTGCAGCAGGACCTTGGCTTCAAGGCCGTCACCAGCGGAGAGTTCACCCGCACGCGCTTCTGGGGCCTCATGTGGGATGAGTTTGTCGGCACCAAGCAGCTGCAGGACGCTGAGGCGAGCCTGTTCCGTCTGTACCATCCCGACGTGGTGAGCCTGATTGAGAAGGATCGCCAGGTCATGCCCGGCGAATCTGTCATTGCTGGAAGCAAGCTCTCTCACGACCCTGAAAAGTCTGTTTCCAACGTGCATGAGCTGCGTCTCATTCAGCAGTTTGTGCCCAAGGAGGATTGGCCTGCCATCAAGCTCACCCTGATCACGCCTGCTTGGTTCCATATGCGATacaagcagggcaaggcTTACACACCAGAGGTGTATGCCAACGATGAAGAGTACTTCAAGGATGTTGCCAAGGTGTACCAGGCCGAGCTGGACCTGCTGTACAAGGCGGGCCTCCGCAACGTTCAATTCGACGACCCCGGCATGGCCT ACTTCTGCAGCCAAAAGTTCCGCGACGGCTGGGCTGCCGACTCCGACAACATCGGCACCGTCGACGACCTTCTGGACGCCTATATCAAGCTCTACAACGACTGTCTCTCTAAGCTGCCATCCGACATGCACACCGGCATTCACCTCTGCCGAGGCAACTTTATCGGCGGCCGTCACTTCGCCGAGGGTAAGTACGACATCATCGCCGAGAAGCTGTTCCGCGATCTCAACGTCAACACCTTCTACCTCGAGTACGACACTGAGCGCGCTGGAGGCTTCGAGCCCCTTCAGCACCTCCCGACCAACAAGCACGTTGTCGTCGGTGTGATCAGCACAAAGTTGCCCCAGCTGGAGGAtaaggaggagatgaagaagcgtGTTCTGAGCGCTGCGGATTGGGTCGCCAAGGGTACGGGTGAGACTCAGAAGGAAGCTCTGAAGAGGATTGCTGTGAGCCCTCAGTGTGGATTCAGCACCCATGAGAGTGGGTATCCTCTgaacgaggaggaggagaggaagaagcttgcTTTGGTTAGGGAGATTGCCGATGAGATCTGGGGAGAGCCTTGA